One region of Bosea sp. 29B genomic DNA includes:
- a CDS encoding ABC transporter substrate-binding protein: MRALATTAVLALGLALPAIDTAGAVEGKLVLYTSQPNTDAQQTVDAFKAKYPKVEVSFVRDGTPRVMAKLRAEIEAGAPQADVLLIADAVTMEGLKKEGRLLAHDKADVSAFPAGVHDPAKMWFATKLITTGIVYNTKAALKPESWLDLAKPEAKNQLAMPSPLNSGAAMIHTITLTGNLPGGWSFYEKLKENGTLAAGANGDILRQVATGEKLYGMIVDFMPIREKAKGAPVEFVFPKEGVSAVSEPVAILKSSKNPEAAKALVDFLISKDGQELALKQGYVSAHPDVALPAGYPARGAIKLMPFDAAKALADEPAARKRFSAIFEG; the protein is encoded by the coding sequence ATGCGCGCCCTCGCAACCACCGCCGTCCTCGCGCTCGGCCTGGCCCTGCCGGCGATCGACACCGCCGGCGCGGTCGAAGGCAAGCTCGTGCTCTATACCAGCCAGCCCAACACCGACGCCCAGCAGACGGTCGACGCTTTCAAGGCCAAGTACCCAAAGGTCGAGGTCAGCTTCGTCCGCGACGGCACGCCGCGCGTGATGGCCAAGCTCCGGGCCGAGATCGAAGCCGGCGCGCCGCAGGCCGACGTGCTGCTGATCGCCGATGCCGTGACCATGGAAGGCCTGAAGAAGGAAGGCCGCCTGCTCGCCCATGACAAGGCCGACGTCTCGGCCTTTCCCGCCGGCGTGCACGACCCCGCGAAGATGTGGTTCGCGACCAAGCTGATCACCACCGGCATCGTCTACAACACCAAGGCGGCGCTGAAGCCGGAGAGCTGGCTCGACCTTGCCAAGCCGGAGGCCAAGAACCAGCTCGCCATGCCGAGCCCGCTGAATTCGGGCGCCGCGATGATCCACACGATCACACTGACCGGCAACCTGCCCGGCGGCTGGAGCTTCTACGAGAAGCTCAAGGAGAACGGCACGCTCGCCGCCGGCGCCAATGGCGACATCCTGCGCCAGGTCGCCACCGGCGAGAAGCTCTACGGCATGATCGTCGACTTCATGCCGATCCGCGAGAAGGCCAAGGGCGCGCCGGTCGAATTCGTCTTCCCGAAGGAAGGCGTCTCGGCGGTGAGCGAGCCGGTCGCGATCCTGAAGAGCAGCAAGAATCCCGAAGCCGCCAAGGCCCTGGTCGATTTCCTGATCTCCAAGGACGGCCAGGAGCTGGCGCTGAAGCAGGGCTATGTCTCGGCCCATCCGGATGTCGCCCTGCCGGCCGGCTATCCGGCCCGCGGCGCGATCAAGCTGATGCCGTTCGACGCTGCCAAGGCGCTGGCCGACGAGCCGGCCGCGCGCAAGCGCTTCAGCGCGATCTTCGAAGGCTGA
- a CDS encoding ABC transporter substrate-binding protein has product MKFVRSLAAGAALAAIAAGWSGAALAQETVTVWFTKGFYKGEDDALLAVVDKFQKATGVKVDLSLYATEDCVTKSVGAVQAGTPPDVGFCTTYDFRTTGQWAFEGKLEDVTDVLTPIKDQIQPQALATTFLMNDKTKKKAYYAFPVQQQMMHITYWKDMLEEAGFKESDIPKGWDGYWDFWCDKVQGALRAKGKRIYAVGHPMGVAASDTFYSFLTFANAFNAKVVDENGKIVLDEPANKAAMVKAVKDYSNIAQRGCTPPSSVNWLDPDNNVAFHNRTTVLTHNATISIAAKHLDDMNNQALTQEQRDQAKKNYYDNIRTAEFPNKPDGSPMTNLAAVKTAVVFADGKNKKRGKEFMAFMMKDENLRPFVEGSVGRWFPTTIEAAKAEFWTGADPHRKIVYKQYTDGTVPFQFVYNYKFTAVNAENVWAKAINRVVQDKISPEQAVDEMIARIKQIAG; this is encoded by the coding sequence ATGAAATTCGTGCGCTCTCTGGCTGCCGGCGCAGCCTTGGCCGCAATCGCCGCCGGCTGGTCCGGAGCGGCGCTTGCCCAGGAGACGGTGACCGTCTGGTTCACCAAGGGCTTCTACAAGGGCGAGGACGACGCGCTGCTCGCCGTCGTAGACAAGTTCCAGAAGGCGACCGGCGTCAAGGTCGACCTCTCCCTTTATGCGACCGAGGACTGCGTCACCAAGTCGGTGGGCGCCGTCCAGGCCGGCACGCCGCCGGATGTCGGATTCTGCACCACCTATGACTTCCGCACCACCGGGCAGTGGGCCTTCGAGGGCAAGCTCGAGGACGTCACCGACGTGCTGACGCCGATCAAGGATCAGATCCAGCCGCAGGCGCTGGCGACGACCTTCCTGATGAACGACAAGACCAAGAAGAAGGCCTACTACGCCTTCCCGGTCCAGCAGCAGATGATGCACATCACCTACTGGAAGGACATGCTGGAAGAGGCCGGCTTCAAGGAAAGCGACATCCCCAAGGGCTGGGACGGCTACTGGGATTTCTGGTGCGACAAGGTCCAGGGCGCGCTGCGCGCCAAGGGCAAGCGCATCTACGCCGTCGGCCATCCGATGGGCGTCGCCGCTTCCGACACCTTCTACTCCTTCCTGACCTTCGCCAACGCCTTCAACGCCAAGGTCGTCGACGAGAACGGCAAGATCGTGCTCGACGAGCCGGCCAACAAGGCGGCGATGGTCAAGGCGGTGAAGGACTATTCCAATATCGCCCAGCGCGGCTGCACGCCGCCCTCCTCGGTGAACTGGCTCGACCCCGACAACAACGTCGCGTTCCATAACCGCACGACGGTGCTGACCCACAACGCCACGATCTCGATCGCGGCCAAGCATCTCGACGACATGAACAACCAGGCGCTCACCCAGGAGCAGCGCGACCAGGCCAAGAAGAACTATTACGACAACATCCGCACGGCCGAGTTCCCGAACAAGCCGGACGGCTCGCCGATGACCAACCTCGCCGCGGTCAAGACCGCCGTCGTCTTCGCGGACGGCAAGAACAAGAAGCGCGGCAAGGAGTTCATGGCCTTCATGATGAAGGACGAGAACCTGCGTCCCTTCGTCGAGGGCTCGGTCGGTCGCTGGTTCCCGACAACGATCGAGGCGGCGAAGGCCGAGTTCTGGACGGGCGCCGATCCGCATCGCAAGATCGTCTACAAGCAGTACACGGACGGCACCGTGCCGTTCCAGTTCGTCTACAACTACAAGTTCACCGCGGTGAATGCCGAGAACGTCTGGGCCAAGGCGATCAACCGCGTCGTCCAGGACAAGATCTCGCCCGAGCAGGCGGTCGACGAGATGATCGCCCGCATCAAGCAGATCGCCGGCTGA
- a CDS encoding iron ABC transporter permease — MTLAAPAELRQTGIRPVLPGLTLPAGLGLPALVLLCAILFGALPFLRLLVAAFAPGWQFAPEGALAEITSRAAVNATLHTFETAGLSALGALLIGGAAAILLAVTDVRGKRPLAFALVFSMMVAPQVAALAFLSLFAPNSALLGMLGLAPAPGTPNPLLGRGGIILVMALHHAPLVAITLWTGLRSVPHTLVEAAQMEGAAPATIVGRILLPVLRPQIIAAALLAFVAGIGNFGIPALLGLPVNYLTLPTLIYRRLSSFGPAGLPDAAALSLLVVLVAGLGIAAGLLATRRGGGKVEIERPLQPFWQLGAARPFVAAGLWLLIALKLGLPLLALLGEALTPALGVALTWQNLTFDKFAEVLLRQDVTVRAFRNSFLFAGSAAVLLAFLSIAFAYGLERRMGKLRRVVEVVIELPYALPGVVLAIACILMFLKPLPLIGVSIYATPFIILFAYVARFLPLALKAPVAAMAQIEAHHEEAAKLDGVTLWQMLRFIVAPILAPAAAVSGLMVFLVAFNELTVSALLWSSGTETLGVVLFSLKEAGLAGEAAAVAISACAVILAVMLGLDALGRKLPANILPWRI; from the coding sequence ATGACGCTCGCAGCCCCCGCTGAGCTCAGGCAGACCGGCATCCGCCCGGTCCTGCCCGGCTTGACCTTGCCGGCCGGCCTTGGCCTGCCGGCGCTGGTGCTGCTCTGCGCGATCCTGTTCGGTGCCCTGCCCTTCCTGCGGCTGCTCGTCGCCGCCTTCGCGCCGGGCTGGCAGTTCGCACCTGAGGGCGCGCTGGCCGAGATCACCAGCCGCGCCGCGGTCAACGCGACCCTGCATACCTTCGAGACGGCCGGGCTTTCAGCGCTTGGCGCGCTGCTGATCGGCGGCGCGGCGGCGATCTTGCTCGCCGTCACCGATGTCCGCGGCAAGCGCCCGCTCGCCTTCGCGCTGGTCTTCTCGATGATGGTCGCGCCGCAGGTGGCGGCGCTGGCTTTCCTCAGCCTGTTCGCGCCGAACTCGGCTCTCCTCGGCATGCTCGGGCTGGCGCCGGCGCCCGGCACGCCCAATCCGCTGCTCGGACGCGGCGGCATCATCCTGGTGATGGCCCTGCATCATGCGCCGCTGGTCGCGATCACGCTCTGGACCGGCCTGCGCAGCGTGCCGCATACGCTGGTCGAGGCCGCGCAGATGGAGGGGGCGGCGCCCGCCACCATCGTCGGGCGCATCCTCTTGCCGGTTCTGCGGCCGCAGATCATAGCCGCGGCCCTGCTCGCCTTCGTCGCCGGCATCGGCAATTTCGGCATCCCGGCTTTGCTCGGCCTGCCGGTGAACTACCTCACCCTGCCGACACTGATCTATCGTCGGCTGTCGAGCTTCGGTCCGGCCGGGCTGCCGGACGCAGCCGCGCTCTCGCTGCTGGTCGTGCTCGTCGCCGGCCTCGGCATCGCCGCCGGCCTGCTCGCAACCCGGCGCGGCGGCGGCAAGGTCGAGATCGAACGGCCGCTGCAGCCCTTCTGGCAGCTGGGCGCCGCGCGCCCCTTCGTCGCCGCCGGCCTCTGGCTGCTGATCGCGCTCAAGCTCGGCCTGCCGCTGCTGGCGCTGCTCGGCGAGGCGCTGACGCCGGCGCTCGGCGTCGCACTCACCTGGCAGAACCTCACCTTCGACAAGTTCGCCGAAGTGCTGCTGCGCCAGGACGTGACGGTGCGCGCCTTCCGCAACTCCTTCCTCTTCGCCGGCTCGGCCGCGGTGCTGCTGGCCTTCCTCTCGATCGCCTTCGCCTATGGGTTGGAGCGGCGCATGGGCAAGCTCCGGCGCGTGGTCGAGGTGGTGATCGAGCTGCCCTATGCCCTGCCCGGCGTCGTGCTGGCCATCGCTTGCATCCTGATGTTCCTGAAACCGCTGCCGCTGATCGGCGTCAGCATCTACGCCACGCCTTTCATCATCCTGTTCGCCTATGTCGCGCGCTTCCTGCCGCTGGCGCTGAAGGCGCCGGTCGCCGCGATGGCGCAGATCGAGGCGCATCACGAGGAAGCGGCCAAGCTCGACGGCGTCACGCTCTGGCAGATGCTGCGCTTCATCGTCGCCCCGATCCTGGCGCCGGCAGCCGCCGTCAGCGGGCTGATGGTCTTCCTCGTCGCCTTCAACGAGCTCACCGTCTCGGCCCTGCTCTGGTCCTCCGGCACCGAGACGCTCGGCGTCGTGCTGTTCAGCCTGAAGGAAGCCGGGCTCGCCGGCGAGGCAGCGGCGGTGGCGATCAGCGCCTGCGCGGTGATCCTCGCGGTTATGCTCGGGCTCGACGCGCTCGGCCGCAAGCTGCCGGCCAACATCCTGCCCTGGCGGATCTGA
- a CDS encoding YceI family protein: MAIRSFLVLLFSAALATAVSAEPSGTLRQGSGEVSFTAKRFGVPTASGIFDHVDGAISLDFDHPERSRIRMTIETVSLHTGTALVDGFIKGESMLDVGHHPTASFVSEQVSRIDGRSLAIRGRLTIRGTTQAVNVSAIAERDPAELRPGERLPFRATTAFSRNAFAIGRDVNVVDDQVDLAIRGEILR; the protein is encoded by the coding sequence ATGGCGATCCGTTCGTTCCTCGTGCTGCTCTTCTCCGCCGCCCTCGCGACGGCGGTATCCGCCGAGCCCTCAGGCACGCTGCGTCAGGGTTCCGGCGAAGTCTCCTTCACCGCCAAGCGCTTCGGCGTGCCGACCGCGTCGGGCATCTTCGACCATGTCGATGGCGCCATTTCCCTCGATTTCGACCACCCCGAGCGCAGCCGCATCAGGATGACGATCGAAACGGTCTCGCTTCACACCGGCACCGCTTTGGTCGACGGCTTCATCAAGGGCGAGAGCATGCTCGATGTCGGCCACCACCCAACGGCGAGCTTCGTCTCCGAACAGGTCAGCCGCATCGACGGTCGCAGCCTCGCGATCCGCGGCCGGCTGACGATCCGCGGTACCACGCAAGCGGTGAACGTCAGCGCGATCGCCGAGCGCGACCCGGCGGAGTTGCGGCCCGGCGAGCGGCTTCCCTTCCGTGCGACCACAGCTTTCTCGCGCAACGCCTTCGCCATCGGGCGCGACGTCAACGTTGTGGACGATCAGGTCGATCTGGCGATCCGCGGCGAGATTCTCCGCTGA
- a CDS encoding SDR family NAD(P)-dependent oxidoreductase: MSSANSAKVAVVTGGAKGIGRAVCERLALDGFVPVVWDLAAGEGGHDFVACDVTDEAQVAAALDRTEREHGPIAVLVNNAGLTGPSTTVAETPLAQWQKVQAVNLTGTFLCSRAVAAVMAPRGHGRIVNIASLAGKEGTPTLSAYSAAKAGVIALTKAHGKELAGTGVLVNAVAPAAIETELLQQMSAETVATMVGKSPLKRLGTVDELAELVAWLATEKCSFSTGAIFDLSGGRATY; encoded by the coding sequence GTGAGCTCGGCGAATTCGGCGAAGGTCGCCGTCGTCACCGGCGGCGCCAAGGGCATCGGCCGTGCCGTCTGCGAGCGATTGGCACTGGACGGCTTCGTACCGGTGGTCTGGGATCTGGCGGCAGGCGAGGGCGGCCATGACTTCGTCGCCTGCGATGTCACGGATGAAGCGCAAGTCGCCGCGGCTCTCGACCGGACGGAGCGTGAGCACGGACCGATCGCGGTGCTCGTCAACAATGCCGGCCTGACCGGCCCCTCGACCACGGTCGCCGAGACCCCATTGGCGCAATGGCAAAAGGTCCAGGCGGTCAATTTGACCGGCACCTTCCTCTGCTCGCGTGCTGTCGCGGCCGTAATGGCGCCGCGCGGTCATGGCCGCATCGTCAACATCGCCTCGCTTGCCGGCAAGGAGGGCACGCCGACGCTTTCGGCCTATAGCGCCGCCAAGGCCGGCGTGATCGCGCTGACCAAGGCGCATGGCAAGGAACTCGCCGGCACAGGTGTGTTGGTCAATGCCGTGGCGCCGGCTGCGATCGAGACCGAACTCCTGCAGCAGATGAGCGCCGAGACGGTCGCGACCATGGTTGGCAAGAGCCCGCTGAAGCGGCTCGGCACGGTCGATGAGCTGGCGGAACTGGTCGCCTGGCTTGCCACCGAGAAATGCAGCTTCTCGACCGGCGCTATCTTCGATCTCTCGGGCGGCCGCGCGACCTACTGA
- a CDS encoding carbohydrate ABC transporter permease: MKKVLDEGKLILIAIPVLIWTLLPIYHLFVLSISTQESMLAGKLWPDKPTLQNFQIVFNQQHYYLTNFWLQLFNSFMIAIATGLITLFIATCAAFAISRLKAPGGRSIMNFALATYLIPAAFLAIPMYKAMGTFGLLNTRVALILAMVALASPYAIWVLKQASDKLPKELDEAAIMDGANSLQLFRLVYLPLMKPSMVVIGIYALLLAWNEYLYAFLLLSSEKAVPLAVGLGLFLSADDAPWNLLMTAGLIYAIPPAVIYYGFRKNMVTGLTAGAVKS; the protein is encoded by the coding sequence ATGAAAAAGGTTCTCGACGAGGGCAAGCTGATCCTGATCGCCATTCCCGTCCTGATCTGGACGCTGCTGCCGATCTACCATCTCTTCGTGCTGTCGATCTCGACGCAGGAATCGATGCTCGCCGGCAAGCTCTGGCCGGACAAGCCGACGCTGCAGAACTTCCAGATCGTCTTCAACCAGCAGCACTACTACCTGACGAATTTCTGGCTGCAGCTGTTCAACAGCTTCATGATCGCGATCGCGACCGGGTTGATCACGCTGTTCATCGCGACCTGCGCCGCCTTCGCCATCTCGCGGCTGAAGGCGCCGGGCGGCCGCTCGATCATGAACTTCGCGCTGGCGACCTATCTGATCCCGGCCGCCTTCCTCGCCATCCCCATGTACAAGGCGATGGGCACCTTCGGGCTGCTCAACACTCGCGTCGCGCTGATCCTCGCCATGGTGGCGTTGGCTTCGCCGTATGCGATCTGGGTGCTGAAGCAGGCTTCCGACAAGCTGCCGAAGGAACTCGACGAAGCCGCGATCATGGACGGCGCCAACTCGCTGCAGCTCTTCCGGCTGGTCTATCTGCCGCTGATGAAGCCCTCGATGGTGGTGATCGGCATCTATGCGCTGCTGCTCGCCTGGAACGAGTATCTCTACGCCTTCCTGCTGCTCTCCAGCGAAAAGGCGGTGCCGCTCGCCGTCGGCCTCGGGCTCTTCCTCTCAGCCGATGATGCGCCCTGGAACCTCTTGATGACGGCCGGCCTGATCTACGCCATCCCGCCGGCGGTGATCTATTACGGCTTCCGCAAGAACATGGTCACCGGCCTGACCGCGGGTGCGGTGAAGAGCTGA
- the tal gene encoding transaldolase, with amino-acid sequence MTASKLDQLRAMTTVVADTGDIEAVRRLKPVDCTTNPTLLLKAVETPAYAGLVEEAIAWGKRQGSGAGAVEAVCDRLAVTFGTELTKIVPGRVSTEVDADLSFDTEATIAKARAIIAAYKERGVGRERILIKVASTWEGIQAARVLQAEGIDCNLTLLFALPQAVAAADAKAFLISPFVGRILDWHVKAGGGPYTAETDPGVVSVKSIYAYYKAFGIKTVVMGASFRNTGEIEALAGCDRLTIGPGLLDELAGATGNLPRKLSPAASPQVASPEGTKKITLDEKAFRFAMNEDPMATEKLAEGIRGFVKDLRSLRKLVAAKLDEAKAA; translated from the coding sequence ATGACCGCCTCCAAGCTCGATCAGCTCCGCGCCATGACCACCGTGGTCGCCGACACCGGCGACATCGAGGCCGTGCGCCGTCTCAAGCCGGTCGACTGCACCACCAATCCGACGCTGCTGCTCAAGGCGGTGGAGACGCCGGCCTATGCCGGCCTCGTCGAGGAGGCGATCGCCTGGGGCAAGCGCCAGGGCAGCGGCGCAGGTGCGGTCGAGGCGGTCTGCGACCGGCTCGCCGTCACCTTCGGCACCGAACTGACCAAAATCGTCCCCGGCCGGGTCTCGACCGAGGTCGATGCCGACCTGTCCTTCGATACGGAAGCCACGATCGCCAAGGCGCGTGCCATCATCGCCGCCTACAAGGAGCGCGGCGTCGGGCGCGAGCGCATCCTGATCAAGGTCGCCTCGACCTGGGAGGGCATCCAGGCTGCGCGCGTCCTTCAGGCCGAGGGCATCGACTGCAACCTGACCCTGCTCTTCGCTTTGCCGCAGGCGGTCGCGGCAGCCGATGCCAAGGCTTTCCTGATCTCGCCCTTCGTCGGCCGCATCCTCGACTGGCACGTCAAGGCCGGCGGTGGCCCCTACACCGCCGAGACCGATCCCGGCGTCGTCTCGGTGAAGAGCATCTACGCCTATTACAAGGCGTTCGGGATCAAGACCGTGGTCATGGGCGCTTCCTTCCGCAACACTGGCGAGATCGAGGCACTTGCCGGCTGCGATCGTTTGACGATTGGCCCCGGCCTGCTCGACGAGCTCGCTGGCGCGACCGGTAACCTCCCGCGCAAATTGTCGCCAGCAGCCTCGCCGCAAGTCGCATCCCCCGAAGGCACAAAGAAGATCACGCTCGACGAGAAGGCCTTCCGCTTCGCCATGAACGAGGACCCGATGGCGACCGAGAAGCTCGCCGAGGGCATTCGCGGCTTCGTCAAGGACCTGCGCAGCCTACGCAAGCTCGTCGCCGCCAAGCTCGACGAGGCCAAGGCGGCGTGA
- a CDS encoding cytochrome b/b6 domain-containing protein: MRPRRWHPLIIVLHWLTLALILVQFGLARLMRDETRDLISRFSLYQWHKSIGLTVAALVFLRLLLRLALPEPQSLALPAWQALAAASVRAGLYLCLLALPLTGLLMVSAAPIQIPTLFYGWIAVPHPIGPDKAIYEAMLRLHEALFTTLAVLAAIHAGAALFHQFVLKDGLMRRIWFGRDQPLP; the protein is encoded by the coding sequence ATGCGCCCGAGACGCTGGCATCCCCTGATCATCGTGCTGCACTGGCTGACGCTGGCGCTGATCCTCGTGCAGTTCGGGCTGGCGCGGCTGATGCGCGACGAGACGCGCGACCTGATCAGCCGCTTTTCGCTCTACCAATGGCACAAATCCATCGGGCTCACGGTCGCGGCGCTCGTCTTCCTGCGCCTCCTGTTGCGGCTGGCCTTGCCGGAGCCGCAGTCGCTCGCCCTGCCGGCTTGGCAGGCGCTCGCCGCGGCAAGCGTCCGGGCCGGGCTTTATCTCTGCCTGCTCGCGCTGCCGCTGACCGGCCTGCTGATGGTCTCGGCGGCGCCGATCCAGATCCCGACGCTGTTCTATGGCTGGATCGCCGTGCCGCACCCGATCGGCCCGGACAAGGCGATCTACGAGGCGATGCTGCGCCTGCACGAGGCGCTCTTCACCACGCTGGCCGTGCTCGCCGCGATCCATGCCGGCGCGGCCCTGTTCCATCAGTTCGTGCTGAAGGACGGGCTGATGCGCCGGATCTGGTTCGGTCGCGATCAGCCCTTGCCCTGA
- a CDS encoding sugar ABC transporter permease: protein MLAPYLLVFAVMVVYPVAYGLWLGLNWQSYKALFADPIFVRTLVNTVVFLFIAVNLKFIIAMFLSGFFVQQRAWVRFMLVLFILPWAVPSIPTILSFRVMLNPENGMINQQLFHWFGIVEGPGWLTDPTLAFASSIMVHIWKSLPFWTLILVTGRLAIAQDLYEAASVDGANKWQQFRFITWPSLATLYVTSTLLSMIWTLGDFNSVYLLTGGGPGDLNHVLATLGIRYMRNNNLDLGIASIICAMPLILPMVWFMVKRLSKGAE, encoded by the coding sequence ATGCTCGCCCCCTATCTTCTCGTCTTCGCTGTGATGGTGGTCTACCCGGTCGCCTACGGGCTCTGGCTCGGCCTCAACTGGCAGTCCTACAAGGCGCTCTTCGCCGATCCGATCTTCGTTCGCACGCTGGTCAACACCGTCGTCTTCCTGTTCATCGCGGTGAACCTGAAGTTCATCATCGCGATGTTCCTCTCAGGCTTCTTCGTCCAGCAGCGCGCCTGGGTGCGCTTCATGCTGGTGCTGTTCATCCTGCCCTGGGCGGTGCCCTCGATCCCGACCATCCTGTCCTTCCGGGTCATGCTCAACCCTGAGAACGGCATGATCAACCAGCAGCTCTTCCACTGGTTCGGCATCGTCGAGGGGCCCGGCTGGCTGACCGACCCGACGCTCGCCTTCGCGTCCTCGATCATGGTCCATATCTGGAAGTCGTTGCCGTTCTGGACGCTGATCCTCGTCACCGGCCGGCTCGCCATCGCGCAGGATCTCTATGAGGCGGCCAGCGTCGACGGCGCCAACAAATGGCAGCAGTTCCGCTTCATCACCTGGCCCTCGCTGGCGACGCTCTACGTCACCTCGACCCTGCTCTCGATGATCTGGACGCTGGGTGACTTCAACAGCGTCTACCTGCTCACTGGCGGTGGTCCGGGCGATCTCAACCACGTGCTGGCGACGCTCGGCATTCGCTACATGCGCAACAACAATCTCGACCTCGGCATCGCCTCGATCATCTGCGCGATGCCGCTGATCCTGCCCATGGTCTGGTTCATGGTGAAGCGTCTCTCGAAGGGAGCCGAATGA
- a CDS encoding thiamine pyrophosphate-binding protein: protein MAERTGGQILVDQLLIHGATDAFCVPGESYLAVLDALHDADMKVTICRAEGGAAMMAEAAGKLTGKPGICFVTRGPGATNASPGIHIADQDSTPMILFVGQIERGMREREAFQELDYRAVFGTMTKWATEIDDAARIPEIISRAFHVATAGRPGPVVIALPEDVLTDLADVPDAAPYQVTETHPSLSQTIDLQKRLWAAKAPIAILGGSRWDPQAIARFQRFAERFDLPVAVSFRRQMLFPADHPNFAGDLGIGPNPKLLKRIQDSDLVLLVGGRLSEMPSQSYTLFGIPNPGRPLVHVHPDAEELGRVYRPELAINASPTAFCAALETVHPPQVIPWAGAAAEAHDAYLAWSEQPAPVPGKFHPGEMVTWLRRNIPADAIMCNGAGNYATWVHRFHRFTKFATQLAPTSGSMGYGAPAAIGAKRLFPERTVIAFAGDGCFLMNGQDFATAVQYDLPVIVIVVDNGMYGTIRMHQEKHYPGRVSATMLKNPDFAAYAKAFGGHGERVETTEEFAPAFERAVASGKPAIIHCLLDPEAITPAKSLSTIRAEALEAQGKG from the coding sequence ATGGCTGAGCGCACTGGCGGGCAGATCCTCGTCGACCAACTCCTGATCCACGGCGCGACCGACGCCTTCTGCGTGCCGGGCGAGAGCTATCTTGCCGTGCTCGACGCGCTGCACGACGCCGACATGAAGGTCACCATCTGCCGGGCCGAGGGCGGCGCGGCGATGATGGCGGAGGCCGCCGGCAAGCTGACCGGCAAGCCCGGCATCTGCTTCGTGACGCGCGGCCCCGGCGCGACCAACGCCTCACCCGGCATCCATATCGCCGACCAGGATTCGACGCCGATGATCCTGTTCGTCGGCCAGATCGAGCGCGGCATGCGCGAGCGCGAGGCCTTCCAGGAGCTCGACTACCGCGCCGTCTTCGGCACGATGACGAAATGGGCGACCGAGATCGACGATGCCGCGCGCATCCCCGAGATCATCAGCCGCGCCTTCCATGTCGCGACCGCCGGCCGCCCCGGCCCGGTGGTGATCGCGCTGCCGGAAGACGTGCTGACCGACCTCGCCGACGTGCCGGACGCAGCGCCCTACCAGGTCACCGAGACACATCCCTCGCTCTCGCAGACCATCGACCTGCAGAAGCGGCTCTGGGCGGCCAAGGCACCGATCGCCATCCTCGGCGGTTCGCGCTGGGACCCGCAGGCGATCGCACGCTTCCAGCGCTTCGCCGAGCGTTTCGACCTCCCGGTCGCGGTCTCGTTCCGCCGGCAGATGCTGTTCCCGGCCGACCATCCGAACTTCGCCGGGGATCTCGGCATCGGCCCCAATCCGAAGCTCCTGAAGCGCATCCAGGACAGCGACCTCGTACTCCTGGTCGGCGGGCGTCTCTCCGAGATGCCGAGCCAGTCCTACACGCTGTTCGGCATTCCCAATCCTGGCCGGCCGCTGGTGCATGTCCATCCCGATGCGGAAGAGCTCGGCCGCGTCTACCGACCGGAGCTGGCGATCAACGCCTCGCCGACCGCCTTCTGCGCGGCGCTCGAGACGGTGCATCCGCCGCAGGTGATCCCGTGGGCTGGCGCGGCCGCCGAGGCACATGACGCCTATCTCGCCTGGAGCGAGCAGCCGGCGCCGGTGCCCGGCAAGTTCCACCCCGGCGAGATGGTGACCTGGCTGCGCCGCAACATCCCGGCCGACGCCATCATGTGCAACGGCGCCGGCAATTACGCGACCTGGGTGCACCGCTTCCATCGCTTCACCAAGTTCGCGACGCAGCTCGCGCCGACCTCGGGCTCGATGGGTTATGGCGCGCCGGCGGCGATCGGCGCCAAGCGGTTATTCCCTGAGCGGACGGTGATCGCCTTTGCCGGCGATGGCTGCTTCCTGATGAACGGCCAGGATTTCGCGACGGCGGTGCAGTACGACCTGCCGGTGATCGTCATCGTCGTCGATAACGGCATGTACGGCACGATCCGCATGCACCAGGAGAAGCATTATCCCGGCCGCGTCTCGGCGACGATGCTGAAGAACCCCGACTTCGCCGCCTATGCCAAGGCCTTCGGCGGCCATGGCGAGCGGGTCGAGACGACCGAGGAGTTCGCGCCGGCCTTCGAGCGCGCCGTCGCCAGCGGCAAGCCGGCGATCATCCATTGCCTGCTCGATCCCGAGGCGATCACCCCGGCGAAATCGCTCTCGACCATCCGCGCCGAGGCGCTGGAGGCTCAGGGCAAGGGCTGA